CACTGTTTACAATGATTATGTTCTTCAGTCCCACAAATCTGCAGATGCAGTTATCAATTACCTTAAGGGCATCGACAATGAGCATTACATTGGATGCGATTATGTAAAGGTAGATATTGATAATGCAGAGAGCATCGCAGGTCTCACTAATACTGACGAAGAAGACATTGATTGAACAGGCCTGATGTGTAGCAGAGGGTGATATGGTCTGGGCTAATGTAATGTAGAGGGCAACAGGTCTTGGGCTAATGATTAGTAGAGGGTGATAGTGCCTGGACTAATGTTATATAGAGGACGATAGGTCTTGGACTAATGATTAGTAGAAGGAGATAGGGTCTGGGCTAATGTTTAAGTAGAAGATATAGACCTGGAGCTTTTGGTGGAGAATAGTTAGTTCAATAGAACAGCTATCGTGTTATTGGGCAAGAGAGTAACAGCTTTGTGCGCGGTAGTGCTTGGGAGCGCTAAAGGATTAGCCAGTAGATATTATATTTTGATGATTTATATACGATAATAAATTTTGGTTGATTTTATTATCTGACCGTTATATAATTGAGAACGTCGTCGGGGTGTGGCTCAGTTGGTAGAGCACTATCTTAGGGAGGTAGGGGCCGCGTGTTCGAATCACGTCACTCCGATTGCTAGAAACCGCTCAGTTGAGCGGTTTTTTATGTATTATGAAATTCCTTCGGATTTCCTAATATAAAAAACGCTATTGGAACAGTGTAGAGAGTAAGAGTTTTACTGCATATTATATGTTTTTCTGAAATGTGCAGTAGATGTTTTCTTTTAATACTGTATCTTGTAAAAAACTATATTTATGCAGTAAGGTGTTTACTGCAATTATCTTAGTTTTCATATTTCTACAGTAAATGGAAAAAATATTTACTGTAGATTTCTAAATATCTTTTTCCTGCAGTAATAAATCTGGCAGGACAATTCAATAATAGAAAAATAGTACTGCACCCATGTTAGTATTTGCATTTGTGCAGTAATAGAAATTATTCTTTACTGCACAAAGCGAATAATATGAATCTTTGCAGTAAGCAAATACAAAAAGGAATATATGTGAAAACCTATATGTGAAAACAGTTAATAGAAAAAACGACAAAAGGAGAATTACAGTGAACAATATAACAAAGGAACTAAATCAACATTTATTGGAAATAGAAAGCTTGATTGCCCAGGAAACTAGCAGGTTGAAGCAATATAAAGGGCTTGAAAAAGGCAAATTGCAAGTTACATCAAGTCATGGAAACATACAGTATCTATTTGTGGAGAATGGAACTAACTCTCCCAAATATATGCCTGCTATAGAGAAGGAAAAAGTGAGATTATTTGCTCAGCGTGAATATGATGAAAAGATGTACGAGCATTTGAATACTACTAAGGCAAGGCTTAGCCGCTTTATAAAAAACTATGATGAAAACAGTATAGATGCAATATATGAAAATATGTGCGAAGGTCGTAAAAGACTGGTTACCCCAATAAGACCAGACAAGGAGACAATAATAAATACCTGGATGGAAATGCATCCTGGTGGTATGAATACAATTGACGATGAACCGGATATAAGAACAAATCGGGGAGATTTTGTCAGGTCAAAATCTGAGAAAATACTGGCTGATTATTTTTATGAAGCTGGGATTCCGTATCAATGCGAGCCTAAGTTTACTCTTTTTTCAGGAAAAAATGTATATCCTGACTTTGTACTTCTCAATGTCAGAAGCAATAAGACAATATACTGGGAACATCTTGGAAAAGTGGATGAAGCTGCATATGTCATTAGGAACATGGGCAAGCTGATGGATTATGAAAAGAGTGGGCTTTTGCTGGGGGACAATCTGATCATTACACTAGAAACCCGTGAAAGACCTTTAGATATGGAACTTATCAAAAGAAATGTTGAACAGTTTTTGATATAAGTGGAGAGCTAATTTCAAATAAAACTAAAAGCAGTACTTTTGATGTCAGGGCTTAAGTGATAATTGTTTTGTGACGATATATGTATAGATAAGGATGAGTATGTAGAAATGAAGGAAATGATCAGTGCTTTGGTATGAAATGAACCACTAACCCAGTCACTGGAGACCATTTTGGAGGTGTTTTATGAAAATACAACAGAACACGGATGTTCAAATTAATCCTTTTCAAAATCAGGATAATGCCCGGGCTGCCACAGGTGCAGGGCAGTCTGCACATAAGAGTGGCAATCTGTCCTCAGTATCCGGTGCTAATCTGAAAGGGGAAAGCCTTGTTCAGCAGAGGCAGGGCTTTGCAAGAAAGCAGGCACTTAAGGTTGTGTCAGATGCATTTGGCGGTGAGAAGAAGCTGGATGCTCAGATGCAGGGCATTAAAGATGAGATAAAGCGTCTTCAGGATGTGATAAGCGAAAAGACTGCTGATACGATGGAGAATGATGCCAAATTAAAAGAGCTTCAGGAAGAATATGGTATTGATCCAGAAGGGGAAGAGAGCAAAGAGCTTTCAAAGCTTGCGTTCAAGATGAATAATTCCAAAGATGGTTTATCTGATGAAGAGATCAGTAAAATGTCGGAGTATCAACAGAAAGCAATTTATTATGTGGCAGCAAATCAGCAGAACTCTCTTGATATAGACAGGGCAAAAGCTCAGCAGATGGGAAATGTTCAGGGTTTTGCAGATATGAAAAGAGAACGAGCTAAGTCACAGGATATGCTGAAAGCTCAGGATGAAGCTGAAGATATTATGGAAGCAGCGGGCGAAGAGGCTATAGCTCTTTTGACGCAGGAAGCGGTTGAGCATGTAGACGAAGAGCAGAAGGAACGCGAGGAAGAAGCCAAAGAGGCAGCGGAAAAGAAGAAAGAGGAGAAGAAGGAAGAAGCAAAGAAGCTTGAAAAAGAGGCAATGCAGCAGGAAATGATAGAGAACATCAAGGAACACGCTGAAGAGACCCTGCGTACCAGTGCTGATACCAAACGGGCTATTGCAAGAAGAGAACGTGCAGAAGCTGATAGCATGGGAGCAGAGGATGCCCAGAGAACTATTATTTCTGAGGGTGCATCTATGGAGGATACGCAGAATGCTGTTAATTCTGAAATTACGAATATCCTCAATAAGCTGAGCTTACTTTCAAATGATGTTAAGGGCAGCACTGTTGACAGTCAGATATAAGAAAAACGCTATTCATGACATGGATTATGCTATTGGTGACATTAGTATTATCTGATAAAGGATTGATGCCGAAAGGAAAAAGAGAAAACCTTGTGATATTCACAAATCATGTACAAGGAGGTAGATGATTATGGCAGGAATCAATATAACTTCAGTGAACAGACAGGTAAAAGACATTAGTCAGGAAATATATGCTGCAAAGTTGCAGCGTGACGAGGTGCAGTCAAAGTCTGTGAACAAGGATGAGAGCAGTGGCTTACAGAACGTTGTCGCCGATAAACTAAGTGATAAATCTAACATAAATACTGCTTTCTCAGATACGGCAGCTACTTTGTCTATTTCTGCTTTAGGCGCTGAAGAATTGGAAAAAGTAAGAGATTCCTGGAATAATCATCCTGTCAGCGCTTTATATGAAAAAGACATACCGTTAAGTAAAAATGCAGAAGGTGTATATAAAATTGGCGGAGCATCATTTAATGATGAGGAGTTATCTGACGCAAGAGATTTGATAACAGGCGTTGGAAGTCAGCTGAAGAACGGATATCTCAGTTACAGAGATTATGCAAAGATGGAAGTTGCGCAGAAGGTTGTTGATAAATGTGCTACTGAAGGCTTTAATGAAGATCAGGCCAAAGCTATCAGCAAGGCCATGAAAGACTATAATAATAACCTAATCAGAACGCAAGAGCGGCTACTGGCAAATAAGCAAACCAAGACTAAAGATGATTCAGCATCCGGAAAGTACTTTGGCATTGAGGTTCATGTGCCAAATGAAGTAAGAAAATCAACTAATGAGTATGCAAGCACAGATATTGCTACAAACAATGATCTTATTAATAAACTTCGTGATAGTATAAAATCACTTGATATAAACGATAAGGACTCAGTATATAAGTATAAAGCACAATATGAAGAAATAATGAGACCTGTATACACGACTCAATATCCTTTGCAAAGGAATTCAGATATTGACGATATTATATCCAAAGATGTAAATGAGATATTGAAACTGAGCAGTAGATTGTAGACACAGAAATTTAAGAAAAATATAGCAGTTAAATAATTGACTTTATCTCAGGAAATATGTATTATGATGATACAAACAGATGACTAGAGCATCTGTTGACTATGAAGTGTAAATCCCTACTGGCAGGGGGATACATGGAGTCTATGGGCGGGTTTAGTGTGACAACCGCGAGCCAGTTAGGCGTAAGCTGAAAAGAAAACACTTATAATTAAAGCCTCGACGTTACTGTCGGGGCTTTAATTATGGAGGTATATGTGGAAGTAGTAAATAAGATTAAGAAAAACGCAGATGCATACAATAATCTGCTTGGTATAGATTATTATTTTTGTCTTGGTTATAAGGGAAAAGGATTTGAAGTCAGAGTTCATTTTTCTAAGGAAGAGTTTCATCATCTTGAAGGAATTGGTCAGTTACGTGATTTGAAAATTCACAGTGAAAGTGGAAATAGAACCTTTGATATGGCTTTAGCAGGAGATGTTTTAGAAGATGAACTGAAAAAATCTCATTTTTACCAAAGTGGATGCGTTCAGAATAAAGTGGATTATCTTTATCTTCTAGAACGGATATTTGACGAAGACAATATAGTATTTAGATTCAGAAAATCGATGAAAGGCAGTGGTAAGATAGAAGCTGAGTTGTTTCTGACTTCGGAGTTGGAGAATGGACAGTTCTTTGTATATCTTGATAGAGTCGAAGAATCTGATGAAGAATACTACTGTAGGTCATTTGTGGCTAACCCTGAATTTGATAGAACGCAAGGACATGTAAAGCTTACTACCCTTTGGAAAGAAAAGATAAATCTTGAGACTGGCGAGAGAACTGTTTTGTATAGGTATAAAGATTTCTCACCAGATCAGCTAAATATGTGATGCAATGATTATTGAAGAATATAGTTATTCATTGATGACGAGGAAACTGTTTGACCTAATGTTTGACCAAGAGGTCAGTCGGTGTTGTCAAACCTCCTTTCAATGCGGGCTTTGGCATTCTTACAATCGTGTTCGAATCACGTCACTCCGATTGATTAAAACCGCTCAGTCTGAGCGGTTTTTTATATAATATGAAATTCCTTCGGATTTCATATTATAAAAAACGTAAAAAACGCGATTGGAACAGCGTAGAGAGTAAGAGTTTTACTGCATATTATATGTTTTTCTGAAATGTGCAGTAGATGTTTTCTTTTAATACTGTATCTTGTAAAAAACTATGTTTATGCAGTAAGGTGTTTACTGCAATTATCTTAGTTTTCATATTTCTACAGTAAATGGAAAAAAATATTTACTGTAGATCTCTAAATATCTTTTTTCTGCAGTAATAAATCTGGCAGGACAATTCAATAATAGAAAAATAATACTGCACCCATGTTAGTATTTGCATTTGTGCAGTAATAGAAATGTCGAACAATTTCTGATATAAGTGGAGATTTTTAGCATATTAATAAGTCAAATACTAATTGGATTTTAAGACAAGCTGTTGTAAGATTTTGATTGTATGCTGATAGAGAGCACTTTTGATGATTAAGGGAGAATGTAAATAATGAATATCACTTATCATGATGAAATACCGAATGTGGAAACGTATCATGATTTAAGAGCTGCTGTTGATTGGGCTGTTTTTTGCCGTGAACAGTCTGAGAAAGCGCTTAATAATAGCTGCTACTGTGTTGTTGCCAAGGATGGAGACAGTACTGTAGCTATGGGAAGAGTTGTTGGAGATGGTATGTACTACACCATAGTAGATGTTATGGTGAAGCCACAGTACCAGGGACAGAAGATTGGCTCAGCAATAATCAATAAACTTGTTGAGCAGATAAATGCTGGGATTCCTAAAGGAGGCAGAACAAGTATCCAACTGATTGCGGCTCTGGGAAAAGAAGGATTCTACGTTAAACAGGGCTTTAAGATCTTGCCAAATGAAAACTCTGGCGCGGCATTAAGGAAAGTAATATATACGTAATTTAGTAGATGAAAGGAATACCTGATGAGAACACTATTTATAGGCAATAGCCACACTTATTACAATGACATGCCAGCGATTTTTAAGGAAATATGCTCTGAGAATGGGATTGATATGCAGGTCACTATGCTTACAAAAGGCGGCATGGGCCTTGATTACCATGCAGAGAATGAGCAAACTAGGTTCAATATATTGTTCGGAGATTATGATTTTGTAATATTACAGCATGTCGCTCATCCCATGGGTGAGTTTGAAGTGATGCAGGAAGCTGCGGACAAGATCATGTCATGGGTAGGACAGACATCTGCAATTCCATGCTACTTCATGACATGGACAGAAGAAAATAATGAGCAGTTTCAGCAAGAGATGGCCTCAAGATACAGGAAGTTGGGAGAAAGACATAACTGCCTGGTTGCTCCTGTAGGTGAGAAGTGGTGGGAAAGAATACATGAGGATCCATCTGTGGATTTGTATTTCGAAGACAGGAGACATGCATCACCTGCAGGTTCAAAGCTTGCGGCACATGTTATATTTGACACCCTCAAGGCAAAAATAGATGATAAACGGAATTTGGCTAAGTGATATTAAGATTCTAAGATAAAATGAAATATATCAGATATTACAACGCAAACAATCATTTTTTATAAAATAGATTTGTGGTAGAATATACTAAAATCTAATGAAAACAGGTAGGGCGCTAAAATGGATTTCAAGGGCCGTAATAATAATGATGAGCTAAAGAGTGAGATCAAGAACATAGTCGATCTGATAATTGCAGACTACGACAATGGTCGCGATGTGGATCAGATGGATGTCTTTAATCAGCCTGACAGGGATGCGGTAAAAGACATAGTGATCAAGCTTCTTCGAATTATTTATCCAGGTTATTCCAGAGACAAAATCTATAAGAGTTACAATGACAGCAATAGAATTGCCATTGTGATCGAGGATGTCATCTACAATATGCAGAAGCAGATTGCAATTGCATTTCATCATAGCCCGGATTACGCCAACGCATCTGATGAAACACTTGACTGCGGTGCCAGATGCATAACTCACGAATTCTTCAAACAGCTTCCCAAGATAAGAGAGTATGTGGATACTGATCTTCAGGCCTGCTATGACGGAGATCCTGCGGCTTACAGTAAGGGAGAAATTATTCTTTCTTATCCCGGACTTCTTGCCACAACCATCAACAGGATTGCACATGAACTGTACCTTCTCAAGGTGCCGCTTATACCGCGTATGATGACTGAGTATGCTCATAGCAGAACGGGAATTGATATTCATCCGGGTGCAACTATAGGCAAATACCTGATGATCGATCATGGAACCGGTATAGTTATCGGTGAAACTTCAATAATTGGTGAGCATGTCAAGATTTATCAGGGCGTTACAATTGGCGGACTCTCTACAAGAGGCGGCCAGTCCCTAAAGGGTGTTAAAAGACATCCCACAATCGAGGACAATGTCACTATTTATGCAGGTGCATCAATCCTCGGCGGTGAAACAGTTATTGGAGAAGGCTCAGTTATAGGAGCTAATGCCTTTATTACAGAGTCAGTTCCCGCAGGAAGCCGTATCAGTATGCAGAGATGTAGATAAAAATAGGCTGAGAAATAACATTTTCGTGTTTTAGAGCTAAATAAACTCACACGAAGCAAATATATTATTTACTGCAGCCATGTACTCACCTTTGCTGCGGGATTTACGGATGGCCTTGAGATACTTCTCATTATCTTTGAAATGAACATGGAGAAATGCCCAGTGCTCCAGCATCTTGAAGATTACATTCCTATCTTCCGGGATGAAAAGAGAATACTCTTCATAGAGACGCTTCAAGTATTCTCTGAGTTCTCCTGCTTCCAAAGGCTTACCACCCTGAAGCTGCCTTGCTAGGGCAGGGTTAGATAAGAGGCCGCGGCCTATCATGACAGATGTGCATGAAATGGAGGAACCTATCGAATCGAAGGATTCTATCTTTTTCAAATCATCGATGCTATTAATATCCCCATTATATACAATATCTGCCTTGCCGCCGGCATTTCTGTATACTTCGACAGCTCTCTTGAAGGCATCAATCCTTGGCTCACCTTTATAAAAATCTTCCCGGACTCTTGCGTGGATAGTGAGCTCACTGATAGGATACTTGGCATAAATCTCCATCAGCCTGTCAGCTTCGGATTCGTCACTAAATCCAAGCCTTGTCTTGATAGAAATGCTCTTATTACCAAGATCCTCAAATATCCCATCCAGCATAGAATCCAGATACTCCGTATCCGTCAAAAGACCTGATCCTTTGTGGGAATTTGTCACTGTGGCCGCAGGACATCCAAGGTTAAGATTGACCTCATTGTACCCAAGATTCCACATTTCTTTTGCAGCCCACACAAAGGTATCTACGCGATTTGACATGATCTGTGGAACAATCTCATTTCCGTAATCCTCGAAGCCCTTGATGAACTCCGGCATTACATCTCTTTTTTCGCGTTTCTTAAAATGCATGTTATGATGCGCAGTCAGAAACGGCGTATAGTATTTATCGATACCACCAAAAATCTCATGGTGGACATTTCTGAGTGGATATAGGGTAATCCCCTCCATTGGTGCAAAGTAATACTTCATATTAATTAGTCCTTGTCTATCAAAAAATATAAACACTGCGGAATTCAATCACTAATGTAAAACACAAAAAATAATCACTAATGTAAGATACAAAAACAATCACTAATGTAAAATACAAGAATCAATCCCTAATGTAAATACAAAAACATACTATAATAAATAACATTAGGAAACATTCCACAATAATCTATCACACTTTCAACACATTTGGAGTATAATATATTCTTGTGTAGTAAACAAACGAAATATTAGTGTAATGTCGCTGAGGGAATAGTGGCAGCATTTTACACTAAGGAAATGGGGAACAGGGATGAGTCAGGAGAAAATTGACGCTTACAAAAAAGAAAAATCAGGACGTAAACAGGCTATTGCCAAGCATAAAAAGAGAGTTAAGATCGCTAAGATTTCAGGCATTATTGTAGCTGTTGCTATAGTTGCAGCAATTGTTGGCGGAATCCTTTGGAACAATTTTGGTGGATCTAGTTCAGCAGCTGCCGATGCTTCATCTGTAGAGGTATCTGTTGAGGCGGGCGCAGAGGATTCAGCTGTTGAGAGCACAGAAGAAACATCTACAGAGGATGGAGCTGCAGAAGCTTCAGAGGCTGATGCTGGCGCAAGTGCTGCATCTTCAAACTGATAGGCACTGATTTTTGCAGAATGAATATATAAAGACTAATGCAACTGATTGGACAACAATCAGTTGCATTTTTTATTCAATAGGAAATTGCTCTGCAATTTCTATTGAACAAAAACGCTCCGCTATGGATGCGAAAAAAAGCCTGAAAAAAGTTTTCATGGATACTAATTTTTGTACTATATTCTGCCGATAAATGGAATGAGGTAATATATCATTCTTTTTTCTGGCAAAGGGATTGCCATCAGGTACACGGACGTACGAGATAAAAGAAATGCTAACAGCTATCAGAATATAGCTTGGAGGTACGTGTCCTATGATGAGATCACTTTGGTCGGCAGTTTCCGGTCTTCAAACACACCAGTTAGAAATGGACGTCATTGGTAACAATATAGCCAATGTCAATACAACTTCATATAAATCACAGGCAACAGGTTTTCAGGATGTTCTCTATCAGACCATCAAAACAGGTACTGCAGGAAACGGAGTTAAAGGTTCCACAAGCGCAGATCAGGTCGGACTCGGTGCCAAGATGGGCTCTATTAATATCAATATAACCAAACCCGGTTCTGCGCAGACAACCTACAATCCTTTTGATCTTATGATCACAGGAGACTCTTTCTTTGTGGTATCTGAGAGTCAGAACAGTCCAAATCAGGAAAAATATTTTACCAGAGACGGTAGCTTTACAATTGATGCGGAAGGAAGTCTTGTAACACAGAATAACGGATTGTATGTGAACTTTATTGAAGGTGAAGGAATCCTTGGAAACGGCGAGCCGCTTATTTCTGACAGAACCAAGACTATGGCTGGACAGGCTACATCTGAAGCTTACCTCAAGGGAAATATCGACAGAGATGATAAGCAGCTTGTAGAAGGCAGAACTATTCAGATGGATGTCTATGGAAATGATGGCAATGTCTACACTATCAACTTCAAGCTTACAGACAATGCGGATGATGAAGACAATACCTATAGCGTTCAGATTGATAAGATATTGGATAAAAACGGTAACAAAATCAGCAACACTCTTAATGAGAAGCTGACACTTACATATGATCATGCTAATGGCCGTCTTACAGGCATTACTCCTTATCCTATATATACACTTGATAATGGTGTTCAGGAACTGGATGATGACGGAAACGTATTATCTACCACCTATACAATGGATGGAAGAATGGGACAGGCAGAATTTAGCCGAACACTGACAGGTAAAGATGGTAATCAGTACACAATCTATTATTCCATCGATCACCATGTTCCTGAGGAAGGCGAGGAAGAGACAGATACTGCAGATTATGATTTCAATGTAGTATACGTAAGAAAAGGTGAAGGAACCAGGCAGTATATAAATAAAACAATGGCAGTCATTGATTATGACAGTGAAAGCGGAAATCTTCTGACAATTGATGGCGAGAATGCCGGAGAAATCAATGTTGACCTTTCTGAAATCTATGATGGAATCGGAGATATAACCTTTGATATTTCCAATACTACAATTCCTGTTGCAGCTGGAACAAGCTACAGATTTGAGTTTAATGGAGAAGCAGATGTTCTTGGTTCATTAAACGTAGATTTCTCAAATACATCCAATTACGCCAGCTCAAACGGAGTTCATTCATCTTCAGTCTCTGCTATCAGGGGAGACACATATGGCCTTAACAAAGGATATCCAAATGGAGATATGAATGGAATAACAATATCTGACAATGGCTCTATATATGCTAAATATAGCAATGGCCAGGATGTTAAGCTTGCACAGATTGTTGTAGCTGAATTCAATAATGCTATGGGTCTTGAAAAGGCAGGAGATAATGTCTACAAAGCATCTCTTAATTCTGGCGAGCCAATATATATGGACATTACTGAAGATGGCGGCTATATGTCATCAGGTGTTCTGGAAGCCAGTAACGTTGACCTGGCCAAAGAGTTCACAGACATGATCACTACCCAGAGAGGCTTTCAGGCAAATAGCCGCGTAATTACGACATCTGATGAACTATTACAAGTATTAAAGGGATTGAAGCGATAAACGGATTATCCTAAAAAATGTGATAGCGTTTATCGAATAAAAATGGAAACTCCAATTTAATTAATTTCAAAATGAAATTTTGTATCACATGGCTGGACTGATGTCCAGCCTTATTTATTAAAAAACTATGAAGATTCTATGAAAAAGTAGTTGTAATTCCATATATGATGAAGTATATTATAACTACACGGCATAATAATCTTAACTTAAATAAAATAATTTTAACTAATTTTAGTTAAGATTCATATCAAATAAAGGCAAAGCCATTGGAAAATGGTGACGCAAAGCTATAGGGTCTCAATCGCATATGCGACAGACAGCCAGTTGCTGGCACTTACTGAGAGTGCTATGTATGGCCGCCCTGTTATTGAGTAGTACGGACGGTCATTTTTTTTGGTAATGAAGTACATGAGAGTTCAAGGATGAACGGACTGCATAGGTTATGCGGTCATAGTACAAGGAGTATTACTAATTATTACTGCTACCTGAGCTATGCGTTTGCCTTTGGACATATTTTGAGAGGTATTTTGCGCAGGAACGGTTGCTGAGCAAAGTACCTCCTTTGTTTTGGAGAGATTGGTTTAACGATAAACCAATAATATATAGTTTTACTTTTTCTATTATATAAGGAAATAGATATGGCAGATATAAATCTCAAGAAGCTCAGCAGAGCGGAGCTTTTGGAAATGATGATCTCTTTTTCAGAAGAGGCTGAAGCAGCGAGACAGCATGAAAAAGAACTCAAGGAAGAGCTTGAAAAAGAAAAACTTCAGATGCAGCACGAATTTGCTGATGAGAGAGCAGCAATGCTAAAGAGTTTTGATGAAGAGAAAGCTCAGATGAGAGCCAAGTTCAATGAACAGAAGGCTCAGATGCAGGAAAAATTTGACAAGGATATCATGGGACTCAAGGCAAGGCTTGCAAGAGAGAAAGA
The sequence above is a segment of the Butyrivibrio proteoclasticus B316 genome. Coding sequences within it:
- a CDS encoding PBECR4 domain-containing protein, with the protein product MEVVNKIKKNADAYNNLLGIDYYFCLGYKGKGFEVRVHFSKEEFHHLEGIGQLRDLKIHSESGNRTFDMALAGDVLEDELKKSHFYQSGCVQNKVDYLYLLERIFDEDNIVFRFRKSMKGSGKIEAELFLTSELENGQFFVYLDRVEESDEEYYCRSFVANPEFDRTQGHVKLTTLWKEKINLETGERTVLYRYKDFSPDQLNM
- a CDS encoding flagellar hook protein FlgE, whose amino-acid sequence is MMRSLWSAVSGLQTHQLEMDVIGNNIANVNTTSYKSQATGFQDVLYQTIKTGTAGNGVKGSTSADQVGLGAKMGSININITKPGSAQTTYNPFDLMITGDSFFVVSESQNSPNQEKYFTRDGSFTIDAEGSLVTQNNGLYVNFIEGEGILGNGEPLISDRTKTMAGQATSEAYLKGNIDRDDKQLVEGRTIQMDVYGNDGNVYTINFKLTDNADDEDNTYSVQIDKILDKNGNKISNTLNEKLTLTYDHANGRLTGITPYPIYTLDNGVQELDDDGNVLSTTYTMDGRMGQAEFSRTLTGKDGNQYTIYYSIDHHVPEEGEEETDTADYDFNVVYVRKGEGTRQYINKTMAVIDYDSESGNLLTIDGENAGEINVDLSEIYDGIGDITFDISNTTIPVAAGTSYRFEFNGEADVLGSLNVDFSNTSNYASSNGVHSSSVSAIRGDTYGLNKGYPNGDMNGITISDNGSIYAKYSNGQDVKLAQIVVAEFNNAMGLEKAGDNVYKASLNSGEPIYMDITEDGGYMSSGVLEASNVDLAKEFTDMITTQRGFQANSRVITTSDELLQVLKGLKR
- a CDS encoding tRNA dihydrouridine synthase, which encodes MKYYFAPMEGITLYPLRNVHHEIFGGIDKYYTPFLTAHHNMHFKKREKRDVMPEFIKGFEDYGNEIVPQIMSNRVDTFVWAAKEMWNLGYNEVNLNLGCPAATVTNSHKGSGLLTDTEYLDSMLDGIFEDLGNKSISIKTRLGFSDESEADRLMEIYAKYPISELTIHARVREDFYKGEPRIDAFKRAVEVYRNAGGKADIVYNGDINSIDDLKKIESFDSIGSSISCTSVMIGRGLLSNPALARQLQGGKPLEAGELREYLKRLYEEYSLFIPEDRNVIFKMLEHWAFLHVHFKDNEKYLKAIRKSRSKGEYMAAVNNIFASCEFI
- the epsC gene encoding serine O-acetyltransferase EpsC, producing MDFKGRNNNDELKSEIKNIVDLIIADYDNGRDVDQMDVFNQPDRDAVKDIVIKLLRIIYPGYSRDKIYKSYNDSNRIAIVIEDVIYNMQKQIAIAFHHSPDYANASDETLDCGARCITHEFFKQLPKIREYVDTDLQACYDGDPAAYSKGEIILSYPGLLATTINRIAHELYLLKVPLIPRMMTEYAHSRTGIDIHPGATIGKYLMIDHGTGIVIGETSIIGEHVKIYQGVTIGGLSTRGGQSLKGVKRHPTIEDNVTIYAGASILGGETVIGEGSVIGANAFITESVPAGSRISMQRCR
- a CDS encoding GNAT family N-acetyltransferase; the protein is MNITYHDEIPNVETYHDLRAAVDWAVFCREQSEKALNNSCYCVVAKDGDSTVAMGRVVGDGMYYTIVDVMVKPQYQGQKIGSAIINKLVEQINAGIPKGGRTSIQLIAALGKEGFYVKQGFKILPNENSGAALRKVIYT